The Gadus chalcogrammus isolate NIFS_2021 chromosome 16, NIFS_Gcha_1.0, whole genome shotgun sequence DNA window ctctgccataACTGAGGCGAACCCGGGCAGATGAAGGGATTTGAAAGTCACGCAGCCATCCTAAGTGTTTTGCGTTATTAAAATAATATCACATTTGTTTAAAGAGAACAGCTTCAGAAAGGAAGAAATGATGACTTGATAAATCCTGATTCTGAAGTTCCTTGGTTTGTATAGAGCTTCTTAATGAACTATTCCAATATGTTCATTCGGGAGACTCAAAGGATTATCCCAAACTAAAAATGATGTCACATGGCCAAAACTACGTAGAACTGTGTTTTGAATAAGAGAAGTATTTAACGTTTTCATTATAAATAAAAGGGAAATGTAGGTGAAATAAAAATTAGATCTTTGAATGTTAGTACTTAAAAAATATGTAGAAATCCAAGATAAAATGTGTCATTGAAGTTAATGAGAAGAAGATCCAGATAAGAATTTTTAAGAAGAGGCAGTTATTAAAGTTAAGTTAATAACTCTTAACTTCACCTTACTGCCTTACTACATGATAACGAGTAGCATAATATTACAACATACACCTTGTACCATCATTAACAAACGGTTACATAATAATATAACCTAGCCTACACCTATTCGTCATTGCAACAAAAAGTTGTTTCTATGAAGATTGTATAAAGAATTTATTTACTACCAACGTGGGGGGGACACtataattgtattttgtgtttatgtttctaTTTATAATGGCAAGCATATGAATGTACTAGAATATCCACCTTAACAGCAAGGTGGAAGAATCCAATGATGACTGTGATGAATGTGATCCTCACAGGTGCGGGGTTATGAGCTGATATATTTAGACGTCATTAAGGAGGACATTGGAGGCGGTAGTTTGGAGGTTTCAAATGTCTTCTGATATGGAACCTTGCGGTGTAAGTTACACCACTAAGTagaactgacctgagagtttgcagtgtacagtgtggactcctcagtccagcagagagcagctgcACTCCTGAATCCTGTAGATCATTACCACTCAGATCCATCTctttcagactagaggagttggagctgagaactgaagacagagcttcacagcatctctctgacagctgacagccattcagccttaaaacaaaataaacaggaGCATATTAGTAGCtgttattaaaaaatatgtatttgtaggTTTTATTAATTTTAATTATCTATTGGGTATAAAAGCAGATTATTAAATAGCTTGCATCATTAACGCTGTAGGGTTTGTAGTGTTTTGCCTATCATTAATACCTATATTGTAGGCTTATGTGTATTGGTTTATGTGCATAATAATGCATGTTtttagtgaacctacagagatgtttttgAGGCTTTCACCACTGGCATCATCCTAAGAAGACCCTTCTCTGACGCTGAGTACTTCTttaggtcaaacacgtccagatTCTCTTCTGAGGAAagtaagatgaagaccagagctgaccactgagcaggggagagagattctTTGGAGGGACTTCCCGATGTCAGGTACTGTTGaatctcctccactagagaatggtcgttcagctcattgaggcagtggaacagattgatgcttctctctggagcgAGATCTCCACttatcttctccttgatgtacGACACTATTCCATGATTGGTCCATGAGCTACTTGCtgtctgtcccagcagaccttgtaggagaatctgattggtctccagagagaaacccaggaggaagcggaggaacaagtccaggtgtccgttctcactctgcaaggccttgtccacagcactctggtagaggaatTCTTCTTCCTGCGAGTTCAGttgttcttctgagagcagatttACACCAGTGTCtctgaaggacagaaagacataaagggcagccagaaactcctggatgctcagatggacaaagcagaataCCTTCATCTGGTAAAGTCCACATTCCTCTTTGAACagctgggtgaacactcctgagtattCTGAGGCTGATTTGATATCGATGCTGCATtctgccaggtctgcctcgtagaagatcaggttgcctttatctagctggttaaaagcaagttttcccagagaaacaatgatctccctgctcttTGAACTCCGTTGAGAATCTGTTTCTGCGCTCCCATGATACTTCCTGATCCCTTGTATGGACTGAACTCTCAGGAAATGGATGTACAACTGAGTCTGGGTCTGGGGCATCTTGTCTCCTctctgggatgttttgaagaagtcATCCAGtactgtagcagtgatccaacagaagactgggatgtgacacatgatgtagaggcttcgtgatttcttgataTGGGAGAGGATGGTGCCTGCCAGGGCacactctctgaatctcttcttGAAGTAatcctccttctgtgggtcggtgaaccctctcacctctgtcaccatgccAACACACTGAGCAGGTATCTTATtagctgccgcagggcgtgtggttatccagatgcgtgCAGAGGGAAGCAGGTTGCCCtcgatgaggtttgtcagcagcacgtccaccgaggtcAACGCTGTGTCATCAGTCCAGAtctg harbors:
- the LOC130405809 gene encoding NLR family CARD domain-containing protein 3-like isoform X2, with protein sequence MNEEREDWGPNSKTTLSGEHGRQSKAKSPEQQKRVNSPVPSCVSMKSDGSMDFPPNFQDGSHQRAESSGKHEGAVFPGPSCVSMNSDRSMGLFPDFKKGQPSRKERQHQVCSKVTGAQCVPQLQTELIKMAEERVHAFVDKELKKLWRDIFPHDPQGSETQREEEEEWSDCKNEDQRRRAIEGVVDITKLCLMELNQDELAGKLRSESVAVECQHKIKAHLMEKFRCAFQGVAKAGLPTGLNTFYTEHYITERGSGEVNKEHEVRLIETAAKKTAKEGTKIKCEDIFKPLPGQDQPIRTIMTTGVAGIGKTVLTHKFTLDWAEGKANHDIHFTFPISFRELNLLKEKEFSLVELLHHFFIETKVAGICRYDQFQVVFILDGLDECRLPLDFQNNQIWTDDTALTSVDVLLTNLIEGNLLPSARIWITTRPAAANKIPAQCVGMVTEVRGFTDPQKEDYFKKRFRECALAGTILSHIKKSRSLYIMCHIPVFCWITATVLDDFFKTSQRGDKMPQTQTQLYIHFLRVQSIQGIRKYHGSAETDSQRSSKSREIIVSLGKLAFNQLDKGNLIFYEADLAECSIDIKSASEYSGVFTQLFKEECGLYQMKVFCFVHLSIQEFLAALYVFLSFRDTGVNLLSEEQLNSQEEEFLYQSAVDKALQSENGHLDLFLRFLLGFSLETNQILLQGLLGQTASSSWTNHGIVSYIKEKISGDLAPERSINLFHCLNELNDHSLVEEIQQYLTSGSPSKESLSPAQWSALVFILLSSEENLDVFDLKKYSASEKGLLRMMPVVKASKTSLLNGCQLSERCCEALSSVLSSNSSSLKEMDLSGNDLQDSGVQLLSAGLRSPHCTLQTLRLNDCKLSERCCEALASVLSSSSSSLKELDLSANDLQDSGVKLLSAGLGSPHCTLETLRSV